A single window of Colletes latitarsis isolate SP2378_abdomen chromosome 11, iyColLati1, whole genome shotgun sequence DNA harbors:
- the Sod2 gene encoding superoxide dismutase 2 produces the protein MFATRRGLLSSTIKDAFTRSKHTLPELPYDYKALEPIICAEIMQLHHSKHHATYVNNLNVAEEKMKEASAKGDVNTQIALGPAIKFNGGGHLNHSIFWCNLSPNGGKPDATLVKQIEKDFGSLEEMKKRLSESTVAVQGSGWGWLGYCKQAKSLKIATCSNQDPLQATTGLVPLLGIDVWEHAYYLQYKNVRPDYVKAIFDIVNWNDVSARFKSAAGC, from the exons ATGTTTGCGACAAGACGTGGTTTGTTATCCAGTACTAT CAAAGATGCATTTACAAGATCGAAACATACACTTCCTGAATTACCCTATGATTACAAGGCTTTAGAGCCAATCATATGTGCAGAAATCATGCAACTTCATCATTCAAAACATCATGCAACTTATGTAAATAACTTAAATGTTGCTGAGGAGAAGATGAAGGAAGCTTCAGCTAAAGGTGATGTCAATACTCAAATTGCACTGGGTCCTGCAATTAAATTTAATGGAGGTGGTCATCTGAATCATTCGATTTTCTGGTGTAATCTGTCACCAAATGGTGGTAAACCAGATG CtacactcgttaaacagattgaAAAAGATTTTGGAAGTCTGGAAGAGATGAAGAAACGCCTATCTGAGAGCACTGTTGCAGTACAGGGATCTGGTTGGGGTTGGCTCGGGTATTgtaaacaggcaaaatcattaaaAATAGCTACATGCAGTAATCAGGATCCCTTGCAAGCTACAACTGGGCTAGTACCACTTTTGGGCATTGATGTTTGGGAACATGCTTACTATTTGCAATATAAAAATGTTCGACCTGATTACGTTAAGGCAATCTTTGACATTGTTAATTGGAATGATGTTAGTGCTCGTTTCAAGAGTGCTGCTGGATGCTAA
- the LOC143348419 gene encoding transmembrane protein 177 codes for MNIKHIAILGTSTIVLGATTLPHSIGLETYRKFKAKYRMNQTEEPVKKKYKKMFEEVMDDLKLEEEEKKNLKIFNVFGYNMFNAGSTSSKYGGVIGIPMNFGYTDVNTVDKDNIFLMDKPVNWEQQAATDFLNSLILSDNAKKFALAQEILKVKDNNLLLLATDTLMNLGAIIITYNLLHKLFKISQRKRLIRYSFHFIATIVGSLIFIGCTDMRNYMIEMKVDEKLAQVNPKYIEGGKEFYNKLLSRNIALRTLLGESGQKLFTVDGNEKIFLWPKRVPIFDKKFFFESKMENTEQLV; via the exons ATGAATATAAAGCACATTGCAATACTTGGTACAAGTACCATTGTACTTGGTGCAACTACATTGCCACACTCTATTGGTCTAGAAACATATAGAAAATTTAAAGCTAAATATCG cATGAATCAAACGGAAGAACCAgttaagaaaaaatataaaaaaatgtttgaagaAGTAATGGATGATTTAAAATTAGAAGAAGAGGAAAAAAAGAATCTAAAAATTTTCAACGTTTTTGGTTATAATATGTTTAATGCTGGATCAACATCATCAAAGTATGGTGGAGTGATTGGAATTCCAATGAATTTTGGATACACAGATGTAAACACTGTGGACAAAGACAACATATTTTTAATGGATAAACCTGTTAATTGGGAACAACAAGCTGCAACAGATTTCTTAAATTCATTAATACTTTCAGATAATGCTAAGAAATTTGCGTTAGCTCAAGAAATCTTAAAAGTAAAAGACAATAATTTGCTTTTACTTGCAACAGATACTTTAATGAATCTTGGAGCAATCATTATTACATATAACCTATTGCATAAACTATTCAAAATTTCTCAAAGAAAAAGATTGATACgttattcatttcattttattgcAACTATTGTAGGATCTCTTATATTTATTGGATGTACAGATATGCGTAATTATATGATTGAAATGAAAGTTGATGAAAAGTTGGCTCAAGTAAATCCTAAATATATTGAAGGTGGTAAGGAATTTTATAATAAGTTATTAAGTAGAAACATTGCTTTGAGAACGCTTTTAGGtgaatctggccaaaagttattTACAGTTGATGGTAATGAAAAGATTTTTCTCTGGCCAAAAAGAGTACCAATTTTTGATAAGAAATTTTTCTTTGAGTCAAAAATGGAAAATACTGAACAATTAGTGTAA
- the Fl(2)d gene encoding pre-mRNA-splicing regulator female-lethal(2)D isoform X1, translated as MAEECNDVKSAGPSSPRSPQNNSAGGKPSSPQSPRQPRRLKLSQQQLDSMTKDELAAKWLEQDLYVECLEAQAAAQEGELTSLRESENKYRQQHAEASHREKILVRRLASKEQELQEYINQIAEMKAAHAPSAAALRSALLDPAVNILIQKLRQELVTTKAKLEDTQNELSAWKFTPDSNTGKRLMAKCRLLYQENEELGRMIASGRIAKLEGDLALQRSFSEEMKKSQSELDEFLQDLDEDVEGMQSTIYFLQQELRKARESVTLLQQENAALKANSSENNLTNGLSPHTPPIKKEELDENSVSETKTSKSTEDSDMCKGARTPPLSSGRSPQCEFSSTERTERVERKPNQADHNDESSSDSAALIIKVENEELSDREEEHEESRNNKRILRSKSHNRNNSKTNGEEVLSRTTRGRDRTKRDKSAPGSDDERTHKKKRRESILSLDYNEADDDALVLTNGETLQSDPE; from the exons ATGGCAGAGGAGTGCAACGATGTTAAGTCGGCAGGTCCGTCTTCACCACGAAGTCCACAGAATAACAGTGCAGGGGGGAAACCAAGCAGTCCACAGTCCCCTAGACAACCAAGGCGTTTGAAGCTATCGCAACAACAGTTGGACAGCATGACAAAGGACGAGCTAGCAGCCAAGTGGCTTGAACAGGACTTGTATGTGGAGTGTCTAGAGGCCCAGGCGGCAGCCCAGGAAG GTGAACTAACTTCATTGAGAGAATCAGAAAACAAATACAGGCAGCAACATGCAGAAGCATCTCATAGAGAGAAAATTTTAGTCAGGAGACTTGCCTCTAAAGAACAGGAACTACAGGAATATATT AATCAAATTGCTGAAATGAAAGCTGCTCATGCTCCGTCCGCTGCCGCATTAAGATCCGCTTTGTTAGATCCAgctgtcaatattttaatccAGAAATTGCGACAAGAACTTGTCACGACTAAAGCTAAATTAGAAGACACCCAAAACGAACTTAGTGCGTGGAAATTTACACCAGACAG tAATACGGGAAAAAGGTTAATGGCAAAATGCagattattatatcaagaaaatgAAGAATTAGGTCGTATGATTGCCAGTGGTCGAATTGCCAAATTGGAAGGTGATCTTGCACTTCAGAGAAGTTTCAGTGAGGAAATGAAGAAATCGCAGTCAG aattGGATGAATTTTTACAAGATTTGGACGAAGATGTGGAAGGGATGCAGAGTACAATTTATTTCTTGCAACAAGAGTTGCGTAAAGCTCGCGAGTCAGTAACGTTATTACAGCAAGAAAATGCAGCACTGAAGGCGAATTCCAGTGAAAATAACTTAACAAATGGTTTGTCTCCGCATACGCCACCAATTAAGAAAGAGGAACTGGATGAAAACTCAGTTTCGGAAACAAAGACTTCGAAGTCGACGGAGGATAGTGATATGTGCAAAGGTGCTAGGACTCCACCGTTATCATCGGGACGGTCGCCTCAGTGTGAGTTCTCAAGTACCGAAAGAACAGAACGTGTAGAACGAAAACCTAATCAAGCGGACCATAATGATGAAAGCTCTAGTGATTCAGCTGCTTTGATTATCAAAGTTGAGAATGAGGAATTGAGTGATAGGGAAGAAGAACATGAAGAAAGTCGAAATAATAAGAGGATATTAAGGAGCAAAAGTCATAATAGAAATAACAGTAAAACTAATGGGGAGGAGGTGCTATCTAGAACAACGAGGGGTAGGGATAGGACCAAAAGGGACAAAAGTGCTCCAGGTAGTGATGATGAAAGGACACACAAGAAAAAGAGAAGAGAGAGCATCCTTTCTCTTGATTATAACGAAGCTGATGATGATGCATTAGTTCTCACTAATGGCGAGACGCTTCAAAGCGATCCAGAATGA
- the Fl(2)d gene encoding pre-mRNA-splicing regulator female-lethal(2)D isoform X2, with the protein MQRLQTQSELTSLRESENKYRQQHAEASHREKILVRRLASKEQELQEYINQIAEMKAAHAPSAAALRSALLDPAVNILIQKLRQELVTTKAKLEDTQNELSAWKFTPDSNTGKRLMAKCRLLYQENEELGRMIASGRIAKLEGDLALQRSFSEEMKKSQSELDEFLQDLDEDVEGMQSTIYFLQQELRKARESVTLLQQENAALKANSSENNLTNGLSPHTPPIKKEELDENSVSETKTSKSTEDSDMCKGARTPPLSSGRSPQCEFSSTERTERVERKPNQADHNDESSSDSAALIIKVENEELSDREEEHEESRNNKRILRSKSHNRNNSKTNGEEVLSRTTRGRDRTKRDKSAPGSDDERTHKKKRRESILSLDYNEADDDALVLTNGETLQSDPE; encoded by the exons ATGCAACGACTCCAAACTCAAA GTGAACTAACTTCATTGAGAGAATCAGAAAACAAATACAGGCAGCAACATGCAGAAGCATCTCATAGAGAGAAAATTTTAGTCAGGAGACTTGCCTCTAAAGAACAGGAACTACAGGAATATATT AATCAAATTGCTGAAATGAAAGCTGCTCATGCTCCGTCCGCTGCCGCATTAAGATCCGCTTTGTTAGATCCAgctgtcaatattttaatccAGAAATTGCGACAAGAACTTGTCACGACTAAAGCTAAATTAGAAGACACCCAAAACGAACTTAGTGCGTGGAAATTTACACCAGACAG tAATACGGGAAAAAGGTTAATGGCAAAATGCagattattatatcaagaaaatgAAGAATTAGGTCGTATGATTGCCAGTGGTCGAATTGCCAAATTGGAAGGTGATCTTGCACTTCAGAGAAGTTTCAGTGAGGAAATGAAGAAATCGCAGTCAG aattGGATGAATTTTTACAAGATTTGGACGAAGATGTGGAAGGGATGCAGAGTACAATTTATTTCTTGCAACAAGAGTTGCGTAAAGCTCGCGAGTCAGTAACGTTATTACAGCAAGAAAATGCAGCACTGAAGGCGAATTCCAGTGAAAATAACTTAACAAATGGTTTGTCTCCGCATACGCCACCAATTAAGAAAGAGGAACTGGATGAAAACTCAGTTTCGGAAACAAAGACTTCGAAGTCGACGGAGGATAGTGATATGTGCAAAGGTGCTAGGACTCCACCGTTATCATCGGGACGGTCGCCTCAGTGTGAGTTCTCAAGTACCGAAAGAACAGAACGTGTAGAACGAAAACCTAATCAAGCGGACCATAATGATGAAAGCTCTAGTGATTCAGCTGCTTTGATTATCAAAGTTGAGAATGAGGAATTGAGTGATAGGGAAGAAGAACATGAAGAAAGTCGAAATAATAAGAGGATATTAAGGAGCAAAAGTCATAATAGAAATAACAGTAAAACTAATGGGGAGGAGGTGCTATCTAGAACAACGAGGGGTAGGGATAGGACCAAAAGGGACAAAAGTGCTCCAGGTAGTGATGATGAAAGGACACACAAGAAAAAGAGAAGAGAGAGCATCCTTTCTCTTGATTATAACGAAGCTGATGATGATGCATTAGTTCTCACTAATGGCGAGACGCTTCAAAGCGATCCAGAATGA